Within Pseudomonas cichorii, the genomic segment AACTGCCTTCGATAGCCGCGATGACCACCGGGCGTCCATCGACCGTGCCTTTGGCGACCACAACCCCATCATCGGCCTGGGGCACGACACCCTGACGTGCCAGCCAGGGCGACATGACACGGGCAAACGGATCAATCAGCTCGCGAAAGCTGCCCTCATCCAGCAAGGCTCGGGCACGCTGACGGGCACCGAGTTCGATAAAGCTGTGCTGGCTCAGCAAACGGGCGGTATCAGTCATGGCCGATCTCCTCGAAACCCTGTTCCAGACGCAGACGCACCACGCCCGGCGTCGCCCCGAAATCATGAATATCGATACTCAGCGCGGGCGGCGTCTGGCCCTCGAACATGCGCTCGAACAGATGCTGCCAGCGTGCCGAGGCACCGTTGACCGAGGTCACCACCTGAATCGACAGCTTGCCCGGCAAGCCCGGCTCCAGCAGTACTTCAAGGTCGCCCGAACCGACACAGCCCACCAACGCACGGCCTGTGGGCGGCTGTCCGGCAGGAAATTCAAAAGACAGGGTTTCCATGATCAAAGACTCCTCGATAAATGGCCGAGCGCAGGCTCAAGGCTATCGATAAACAGGCAGGCGGCGAGCAGGTCGGCAGCGCCGCCAGGAGAGGCATTCAGGCTCAACAGTTGCTGATCCAGGGCTTGCAGATGACGGCGACCCGCCAGGCTGGCGCTGCCTCCGGCATCCAGCACCCGTTGCGCGCCCCGCTGCATGGCTTCCAGCCCGGTCATGCCGGAACGGTGCAACACGCAGGTGTCCGCCAGCGTGGTCATGATCGCCAGCAGCGCATCCAGCCGTGCATTCTGCTCACCGCTGCCACTGGCCCGGCTGTGTTGCAGTTGCGGCAGACCGAAACGGATGACTGCCGGAAAGCCCTGTTGCGCCTGTTCCCTTGCGCCCATGACGCCATAGCGGCGTGCGACTTCGCGGCCATGGCTGGGCTGAGCGATGACATGCCGGTCTTCGATCTGCGCCAGTTGCGCCGCCCGCAGGCACAGCGCCGCAGGCGTGCAGTTATCCGGCTCCAGCGCGGCAGCCGTCACCAACAGGCCCAAGGCCCAGATCGCACCGCGATGGGTATTCACGCCGCCGGTGGTGCGCAGCATCTCTGCTTCACCTTCACGACCAAGACGGCCCAGGATTTCACGTAATGGCTGGCCAACTTCACCAAGCGCCAGCGCGGCATCGGCCATTTGCTTGAAGGTCGGCCATAACGACAGGGCCGAGGCGTGCATCAGGCCAAGGTGCAAGTCGGTATGAGCGCCGCTGCCACGCCGGTCGACCAGCGCCGGTTTGGGTGACAGGTCCGCTTCGTCGATCAGTGCTTCCATAGCCAGATCGGCCAGGTGCTCGCTGAGGGTGACAGGCGGCGAATCCAGTTTGAGTGCGCGCATCACCAACTCCTGAATTTCGCAGGCGGGTTGTACAGGCCGCCCGACCACTGAACCAGTTCCGCAATGCTCTTGGCGGCAAGCAGTTCGCGGCTGGCGTCGGTGCGACGAATCCCCAGATCCTCCGGCAGAGCGATCAGGCCTTCGCGACGCATGCGGGCGGTGTCCTTGGGATTGTGGCGCATGCCGATCACGGTCACGCCTGCCACGGCGGCAATCATCGCCTGACGCTCTTCCAGGCTGCGGGCCTTGTACAGATAGGCGATGCCCTCTTCGGTCAGCAAGTGGGTAACGTCGTCGCCATAAATCATGATCGGCGCCAGCGGCATGCCGCTTTTCTTCGCCACGTCCACCGCATCGAGGGTTTCGACGAAGGTGGGTTTGCCGCCTTCCTGGAAGGTCTCAACCATCTGCACCACCAGCTTCTTGCCGCGCTCCAGATAAGCCTCGGGCGCATCGCCACTCTGCTGGCGCATATCGAGCCAGGCAGGGGTGGCATGACGGCGACCACGAGGATCATGGCCCATGTTGGGCGCGCCACCGAAGCCTGCCAGCCTGCCGCGAGTCACGGTCGAGGAATGGCCATCGCCATCGACCTGCAAGGTCGCGCCGATAAACAGATCCACCGCGTACTGCCCGGCCAGCTGGCACAACTGGCGGTTGGAGCGCAGCGAACCGTCGCGTCCGGTAAAGAACACATCGGGCCGGGCCGCGATGTAGTTTTCCATTCCCAGCTCGGTGCCGAAGCAATGCACACTTTCGACCCAACCGCTTTCAATGGCGGGGATCAGCGTCGGATGCGGGTTGAGTGTCCAGTTGCGGCAAATCTTGCCCTTGAGGCCCAGCGACTCGCCATAGGTCGGCAGGATCAGCTCGATGGCTGCCGTGTTGAAACCGATGCCGTGGTTCAGCGACTGAACATTGTGTTTCTCGTAGATGCCGCGAATAGCCATCATCGCCATCAGCACATGCACAGGCTTGATATGGCGCGGGTCGCGGGTGAACAGCGGTTCGATGTAGAACGGCTTGTCGGCCACCACCACGAAATCGACCCAGGAAGCCGGGATATCGACACGGGGCAACTCGCTGACATCGTCCACCAACTGGTTGACCTGAACGATGACAATGCCATCGCTGAAAGCAGCAGGTTCGATCAGTGCCGGGGTGTCTTCGGTGCTCGGACCGGTGTAGATATTGCCTGCCCGGTCGGCCATGAAACCGGCAGCCAGTACGACGTTGGGGATCAGGTCCACCACCAGTCGGGAATACAGTTCGATGTACGTGTGGATGGCGCCAATTTCCAGCAGCCCGTCTTCCAGCAACTGGCTGATGCGCAGGCTTTGCGTACCGGCAAAGGAGAAGTCCAGCTTGCGGGCGATGCCCTGCTCGAAAAGGTCCAGATGCTCGGCCCGACCCACGCTGGGCATGATCATGTGCAGGTCGTGCACCTTGCCGGGATCGACCTTGGCCAGCGCACGGGACAGAAAGTCCGCCTGCTTCTGGTTATTGCCTTCCAGCACCACACGGTCCCCGGAAACCAGCAAGGCCTCCAGCGCCGCGACAATCTTGTCGGTCGGCAGAACCACACCATCGGCGAGGGTTCGCACCTGCTCGAGCCGCCGCTGTTTCTCACTGCGACGACGCGACCAGCGCGCGTCGGGGTTCGTTGTTGTTGTCATGATCACTCCACGAATTCGCTGTCGTGGGTCACCTTAGGAGCGAAGGGTGTGGAGCATCAATCAAGCTGGGAGCGGGATCGTTACGGTTGGAGTAATGAATGAGGATTTGGGCTGCTTTTCGCGAATGAATTCGCTCCTGCAGGCCCATAGTATTACCAAACGATATACCTGCACGCGCCCATTCAATGATGGACAAACTAAACTACATCCAATAAAGGGAGCACTATAAAAAGGAGCCAGACAATGAGCATGCCTTATGATCGAACCATACTATATAAAGCCACGCGCTTATACCTTCAATCCATTATCATCCTGTTGACATTCGTCACGGGCATCGCAGCCCATGCCGAAAACGACGCTATCTACGATGACAAAGAAGTATTAGTGCCTTCGGAATACCTCGATAGAAAGATCGACACTTCTCAACCCTCTACACAAGGTCTACTGAGCGAAGTCTTGCTGTGGCAATTACGGGCACAGGCAATATATGAAGGCGGAGAAGACACGTACAACATTCCCGTTCTCGAAGAACAAGAGAATGAAATGAGGCGCGTGGGAGGATGGCAGCATAGAAATATCTATATACCCACTCGTGTTTATCTGGCGGTCGGCGATGAGATAATTCTGGACGTCAAAGACTATCCCAGCCTGCTTACACACTGTTCCGCTCACACATTCGCTAACTTCGACAAGCCATACGGATCCTCGGCCACGAACAGCATGACCTTGAGAAAAAACTCGACTCAGGTTTACAAAGCAACCATTCCCGGCATGCTGATGCTTGCCTGTGTGGACGTCGGCAAGAACATGAACAATTGGAGCAGTTGGGGCCAATTTGTCAACATCAGCACCTCCCAGCCCCATGCAAACACATCGCTCTATCTCTTCGGAGTAACACCACCGAGCGACTGGCCTGCGATCGCAAAAAAACCTGACCCCTCAGGCCAGGTCTACCTGTTCAACGGCAGAACCGTGATGAACTTCCCAGCATCCGTAGCCTTGCAGCATGCCGATAAAGATATAGATGCCATGATGAAGGAGCACCTGATCATTACAACCCGCTATGATCAATTCAATGGTTTTACATGGCAGACCGATACGCCACTCGATGCTGTAGCCTTATCAATGTATCAGGCAAGCTTCAACCTATGCTGTATGTCTCATTATTACAACGGACTGGTCGGAATAAATTTTGGTGGAAACCGGGTAACCAGTCAGTGGGGCGACTGGCATGAATATGGTCATCAGAACCAACTGGCCTGGAAATGGAACCACCTTACAGAAATCAGCAACAACTTGTTCTCGCTGGA encodes:
- a CDS encoding triphosphoribosyl-dephospho-CoA synthase — encoded protein: MRALKLDSPPVTLSEHLADLAMEALIDEADLSPKPALVDRRGSGAHTDLHLGLMHASALSLWPTFKQMADAALALGEVGQPLREILGRLGREGEAEMLRTTGGVNTHRGAIWALGLLVTAAALEPDNCTPAALCLRAAQLAQIEDRHVIAQPSHGREVARRYGVMGAREQAQQGFPAVIRFGLPQLQHSRASGSGEQNARLDALLAIMTTLADTCVLHRSGMTGLEAMQRGAQRVLDAGGSASLAGRRHLQALDQQLLSLNASPGGAADLLAACLFIDSLEPALGHLSRSL
- a CDS encoding M60 family metallopeptidase gives rise to the protein MSMPYDRTILYKATRLYLQSIIILLTFVTGIAAHAENDAIYDDKEVLVPSEYLDRKIDTSQPSTQGLLSEVLLWQLRAQAIYEGGEDTYNIPVLEEQENEMRRVGGWQHRNIYIPTRVYLAVGDEIILDVKDYPSLLTHCSAHTFANFDKPYGSSATNSMTLRKNSTQVYKATIPGMLMLACVDVGKNMNNWSSWGQFVNISTSQPHANTSLYLFGVTPPSDWPAIAKKPDPSGQVYLFNGRTVMNFPASVALQHADKDIDAMMKEHLIITTRYDQFNGFTWQTDTPLDAVALSMYQASFNLCCMSHYYNGLVGINFGGNRVTSQWGDWHEYGHQNQLAWKWNHLTEISNNLFSLEACRMLTGNKVANFDRCHSRFGAYITSDPEAVGRFLAMDGLPEVPDNPADKTLLMLAQLYISFPDWHAQFAKDFRMAYARGDNADDFSTEQKKIDWFVINSSRIVGKDLRDFFDKWGLTYSPAARQAIADFNLPAPIKPSVQHSLEWAIPAKTMIQGTISVPDLKSFVGLVAYGKEEGPTSLQPVEGDYTKLTTWVVGTRRQPYPLILRGTLRHGECPEEYPMHALRACPGNDHNVYWKLSYVPLDNLLTLPDDHYEGVLRLGIRAGSDYNWGGTLTVPIKFNVSKSQ
- a CDS encoding malonate decarboxylase subunit delta, translated to METLSFEFPAGQPPTGRALVGCVGSGDLEVLLEPGLPGKLSIQVVTSVNGASARWQHLFERMFEGQTPPALSIDIHDFGATPGVVRLRLEQGFEEIGHD
- the mdcA gene encoding malonate decarboxylase subunit alpha → MTTTTNPDARWSRRRSEKQRRLEQVRTLADGVVLPTDKIVAALEALLVSGDRVVLEGNNQKQADFLSRALAKVDPGKVHDLHMIMPSVGRAEHLDLFEQGIARKLDFSFAGTQSLRISQLLEDGLLEIGAIHTYIELYSRLVVDLIPNVVLAAGFMADRAGNIYTGPSTEDTPALIEPAAFSDGIVIVQVNQLVDDVSELPRVDIPASWVDFVVVADKPFYIEPLFTRDPRHIKPVHVLMAMMAIRGIYEKHNVQSLNHGIGFNTAAIELILPTYGESLGLKGKICRNWTLNPHPTLIPAIESGWVESVHCFGTELGMENYIAARPDVFFTGRDGSLRSNRQLCQLAGQYAVDLFIGATLQVDGDGHSSTVTRGRLAGFGGAPNMGHDPRGRRHATPAWLDMRQQSGDAPEAYLERGKKLVVQMVETFQEGGKPTFVETLDAVDVAKKSGMPLAPIMIYGDDVTHLLTEEGIAYLYKARSLEERQAMIAAVAGVTVIGMRHNPKDTARMRREGLIALPEDLGIRRTDASRELLAAKSIAELVQWSGGLYNPPAKFRSW